The genomic region CACGCCCGTCGACCCCCGGTGGCAGATGCCGTCCGAGGCCGAGTTCCGGCTGTTCCCCGACCGCAACTCCCAGGACGCCTACTTCCTGGCCCTGGTGACCAGCCGGGGCATCCCGCGCAACGACGCGCGTGGCGGGTGCCGGCCCAAGGAAGACCCCATCCACTACGCGCTCTACTACCGCGACACGTCCGGTCCGCTGCCCGGCGAGTTCACCACGTGCTTCCTCGACGACGGCACCGCGCAGGTCTGGTGGGTCGACTCCAAGACGCTCACCATCGGCGCGCTCAAGGAGCCCGGCAACATCGACACCCTCGACCAGCTCGACCTGTGGTGGAACACCTCGATCCTGTCCGCGAGCTAACGCTGCCGGTGTCCCTCCAGGAACCGCTGCACGACCGTCGCGGGATCGGCCGGCTTCTGGGTGGCCCGCTGGTCCACCCGGCGGGCGATGGCGCGCATCATCACCGGGCCGACGAGCGCGAAGAACGTGTGCCGCGGCGGTTCCACGACCAGTGAGCCCCGCTGCTGGTGGTGCAGGACGACCCTGTCCACCCGCTCCAGCAGCTTCTCCGGCTCGGTGAGCACCGACGCCACCTCCGGGTTGAACTTCGCCTCCCGCATCAGGGTGAGCACGACGCCGCTGCGCGTCTCGTAGAGCCACGTGTAGTAGCTCAGGATCGTGACCAGGTCGGCGGCCACGTCGTCGCCCGGCGCGTCGAGGTCGAGCTCGAACTCGGCGAAGTTGCTGCGCACGGCCAGCCGCAGCAGGTTCTGCTTGGACTCGAACCGGCGGAACAGGGTCGCCTCGTTGATGCCGGCGGCCTCGGCGATCGCACGGGTGGTCGCGCGCTCGTACCCCTGTGAGGCGATCACCTCCAGGAACGCGTCGAACACC from Lentzea guizhouensis harbors:
- a CDS encoding TetR/AcrR family transcriptional regulator, which gives rise to MHQLSIEEAVVAGRVCDKAVFDAFLEVIASQGYERATTRAIAEAAGINEATLFRRFESKQNLLRLAVRSNFAEFELDLDAPGDDVAADLVTILSYYTWLYETRSGVVLTLMREAKFNPEVASVLTEPEKLLERVDRVVLHHQQRGSLVVEPPRHTFFALVGPVMMRAIARRVDQRATQKPADPATVVQRFLEGHRQR